The Gordonia sp. KTR9 genome contains a region encoding:
- a CDS encoding enoyl-CoA hydratase-related protein has translation MTSDTSDVGRKSRQDQPTITVERDGEIAIFRLNRPDRLNAFTVQMREELCAAFDETDADDTVRAVVLTGNGRAFCAGADLEAGGATFDASSVVESDAGREPEIPADEGGKLTLRMFASLKPIVVAVNGPSAGVGVTMTLPADVRIASEDAKFGFVFAARGLVPEAASSWFLPRLVGLPTALRWTIGAKMVQADEALDRGLIQQIVPKDQVLETAIAVAREMTANSAPVSAALTRQLLWRMAGAPSPLDAHRADSKAIFYRGQSGDVYEGVMSFLEKRPATYPNTVSADLPEIF, from the coding sequence GTGACGAGCGATACATCAGACGTCGGGCGCAAATCCCGACAAGACCAGCCCACCATCACCGTCGAGCGCGACGGGGAGATCGCGATCTTCCGGCTCAACCGGCCCGACCGGCTCAACGCGTTCACCGTGCAGATGAGGGAGGAGCTCTGCGCCGCATTCGACGAGACCGATGCCGACGACACCGTGCGTGCGGTGGTGCTGACGGGTAACGGCCGCGCGTTCTGTGCCGGCGCCGATCTCGAGGCGGGTGGTGCGACGTTCGATGCCTCGTCGGTGGTGGAGTCCGATGCGGGCCGGGAGCCCGAGATTCCCGCGGACGAGGGCGGCAAACTCACCCTGCGGATGTTCGCCTCGCTCAAACCGATCGTCGTGGCCGTCAACGGCCCGTCGGCCGGGGTCGGGGTGACGATGACCCTGCCCGCCGACGTCCGGATCGCCTCGGAGGACGCGAAGTTCGGGTTCGTCTTCGCCGCACGCGGTCTCGTTCCCGAGGCCGCGTCGAGTTGGTTCCTGCCCCGGCTGGTCGGGTTGCCGACGGCGTTGCGGTGGACGATCGGTGCCAAGATGGTGCAGGCCGACGAGGCTCTCGACCGCGGGCTGATCCAGCAGATCGTCCCCAAGGACCAGGTGCTCGAGACCGCCATCGCCGTCGCGCGCGAGATGACCGCGAACAGTGCGCCCGTCTCGGCGGCACTGACCCGGCAACTGCTCTGGCGGATGGCCGGCGCACCCAGCCCGCTCGACGCTCATCGTGCCGACTCGAAGGCGATCTTCTACCGGGGGCAGTCCGGCGACGTCTATGAAGGCGTCATGTCCTTCCTGGAGAAGCGGCCGGCGACCTACCCCAACACGGTCTCGGCGGATCTGCCCGAGATCTTCTGA
- the betT gene encoding choline BCCT transporter BetT, translating into MTHDAARPRSHRVNLTVFIASGVIVVAFAVWALAAPAAAESTINDVRDFITRWFGWWYFVLATAIVGLVVFLGLSKYGRYRLGPEESRPEYSLFTWTSMLFAAGIGIDLMFFSVAEPVTHYLNPPTGLAETNSAAREAVTWTVFHYGVTGWAMYALMGGALAYFAFRHNLPLTIRAALYPVFGRRVEGRWGDAIDVAAVLGTIFGIATSLGIGVVQLNFGLNEIFGIEQGKAAQIGLIVLAVVIATASATSGVDKGIRRLSEINVILAICMLVYITVAKDADFLLNGLVQNAGDYVSTFADRTLDTFAWDQVNPPPGNDARAFVDGWTLFFWAWWVAWAPFVGLFLARISRGRTLRQFIFGVLVVPFSFILVWISIFGNSALQVARGDADFAETTASTPEAGFYSLLEQYPGSTLLIGIATITGLLFYVTSADSGSLVMGNFTSRLDDPMADCARPLRVFWSVAIGLLTLSMLFAGGGDGSILTLQAATVIMGLPFSFVLGLIGISLLRAVRSESVKLDSFRTTLPKVIAVGRGPTEHGSWRQRLIGTLRFPGPAATRKFIGANVVPAMTEVAEQFGREGVTATVDESAENEGLPSPHLVVELAEVPRFEYCVWPVSAPTPTYAVRTQRSDDRYFRCEVYLTEGSQGYSLTGYTRDQIIGDILDQYERHLGYLHLRDAAGDHHDPEPDPGAGEGTVPDSDTDIPDSSSEGAPAR; encoded by the coding sequence ATGACCCACGACGCCGCCCGGCCCCGGTCACACCGGGTCAATCTGACGGTCTTCATCGCCTCGGGCGTCATCGTGGTGGCCTTCGCCGTCTGGGCGCTGGCGGCACCTGCGGCGGCCGAGTCGACGATCAACGACGTGCGCGACTTCATCACCCGGTGGTTCGGCTGGTGGTATTTCGTCCTCGCCACCGCCATCGTCGGACTCGTGGTGTTCCTCGGCCTCAGCAAGTACGGGCGCTACCGGCTGGGGCCGGAGGAGTCACGCCCGGAGTACAGCCTGTTCACCTGGACCTCGATGCTGTTCGCCGCGGGGATCGGCATCGATCTGATGTTCTTCTCCGTCGCCGAACCCGTGACCCACTACCTCAACCCCCCGACCGGGCTCGCCGAGACCAACTCGGCGGCGCGGGAGGCGGTCACGTGGACGGTGTTCCACTACGGGGTCACCGGTTGGGCGATGTATGCGCTCATGGGTGGCGCGCTCGCCTACTTCGCCTTCCGGCACAACCTCCCGCTGACGATCCGGGCGGCCCTGTACCCGGTCTTCGGCAGACGTGTCGAAGGCCGCTGGGGCGACGCGATCGACGTCGCGGCCGTGCTCGGCACCATCTTCGGTATCGCGACGTCCTTGGGTATCGGGGTCGTCCAGCTCAACTTCGGGCTCAACGAGATCTTCGGGATCGAGCAGGGCAAGGCGGCCCAGATCGGTCTCATCGTGCTGGCGGTGGTGATCGCGACGGCGTCGGCGACCTCCGGCGTGGACAAGGGCATCCGCCGCCTCTCCGAGATCAACGTGATCCTGGCGATCTGCATGCTCGTCTACATCACGGTGGCCAAGGATGCGGACTTCTTGCTCAACGGGCTCGTCCAGAACGCAGGCGACTACGTGTCCACCTTCGCCGACCGGACCCTCGACACCTTCGCCTGGGATCAGGTGAATCCGCCGCCCGGCAACGACGCCCGCGCCTTCGTCGACGGCTGGACCCTCTTCTTCTGGGCCTGGTGGGTGGCCTGGGCGCCGTTCGTCGGACTCTTCCTGGCCCGCATCTCACGCGGACGCACGTTGCGCCAGTTCATCTTCGGGGTCCTGGTGGTCCCGTTCAGCTTCATCCTGGTGTGGATCTCGATCTTCGGCAACAGCGCCTTGCAGGTGGCGCGCGGCGATGCAGACTTCGCCGAGACGACCGCCTCCACACCCGAAGCCGGGTTCTATTCGCTGCTCGAGCAATACCCCGGTTCGACGTTGCTCATCGGCATCGCGACGATCACCGGCCTGCTCTTCTACGTGACCAGCGCCGACTCCGGCTCGCTCGTGATGGGCAATTTCACCAGTCGCCTCGACGACCCGATGGCCGACTGCGCGCGCCCGTTGCGCGTCTTCTGGTCGGTGGCGATCGGTCTGCTGACCCTGTCGATGCTGTTCGCCGGCGGCGGTGACGGGTCCATCCTGACCCTGCAGGCCGCGACCGTGATCATGGGCCTGCCGTTCTCCTTCGTCCTCGGGCTGATCGGCATCTCCCTGCTGCGTGCCGTCCGCAGCGAATCGGTCAAACTCGACAGCTTCCGGACGACCCTGCCGAAGGTGATCGCCGTCGGGCGCGGCCCCACCGAACACGGCAGCTGGCGGCAACGACTCATCGGGACCCTTCGCTTCCCCGGCCCGGCCGCCACCCGAAAGTTCATCGGCGCCAACGTCGTACCGGCGATGACCGAGGTCGCCGAACAGTTCGGTCGCGAGGGGGTCACCGCGACCGTCGACGAGTCGGCCGAGAACGAGGGTCTGCCGTCTCCGCACCTGGTCGTCGAACTCGCCGAGGTCCCCCGCTTCGAGTACTGCGTGTGGCCGGTCTCGGCCCCGACCCCCACCTACGCGGTCCGGACGCAGCGTTCCGACGATCGCTACTTCCGTTGCGAGGTGTACCTCACCGAGGGGTCGCAGGGTTACTCGCTGACCGGGTACACCCGCGACCAGATCATCGGCGACATACTCGACCAGTACGAACGCCATCTCGGATACCTGCACCTGCGGGATGCCGCCGGTGATCACCACGACCCCGAGCCCGATCCGGGCGCCGGCGAGGGTACCGTGCCCGACAGCGACACGGACATCCCCGACAGCAGTTCCGAAGGAGCACCGGCTCGATGA
- a CDS encoding VOC family protein → MATATSSSVLLSSDDPGRLARWYSTAFQAQIESTGAGGPGYDHVELDGFFLLFDKRADVSGPTTDGPRRILNVDVDDPQATAARLDDLGAEWISPLENRGGSFLGTVADPDGNWVQIIRLSDEEEIGMGPPASTCSGFAVRDLGSTERFYRDVLGMRVLRYPMGILGIRIRRQVTVLAYPKDDHVPADFTVLNIAVSDLEATVDQLVGKGVEMLRYEGFAHDERGIVRGGDDGPDIAWFADPSGNILSALQV, encoded by the coding sequence ATGGCCACCGCAACCAGCAGTTCGGTACTCCTCTCCAGCGACGACCCGGGACGCCTTGCCCGGTGGTATTCGACCGCCTTCCAGGCGCAGATCGAATCGACCGGGGCCGGGGGACCCGGATACGACCATGTGGAACTCGACGGCTTCTTCCTCCTGTTCGACAAACGCGCCGACGTGTCGGGGCCCACCACCGACGGCCCTCGCCGGATCCTCAATGTCGACGTCGACGACCCTCAGGCGACGGCGGCGCGTCTGGACGACCTGGGTGCCGAATGGATCAGTCCCCTCGAGAACCGGGGCGGCAGCTTCCTGGGGACCGTCGCCGACCCCGACGGCAACTGGGTCCAGATCATCCGGCTGTCCGACGAGGAAGAGATCGGGATGGGTCCACCGGCGTCGACGTGCAGCGGCTTCGCGGTCCGCGACCTCGGCTCCACCGAGCGGTTCTACCGCGACGTCCTCGGTATGCGGGTGCTGCGGTACCCGATGGGCATCCTGGGAATCCGGATCCGGCGGCAGGTGACCGTCCTGGCGTATCCGAAGGACGATCACGTCCCCGCGGATTTCACCGTCCTCAACATCGCCGTGTCCGATCTCGAGGCCACGGTGGACCAACTGGTCGGCAAGGGCGTCGAGATGCTCCGGTACGAGGGTTTCGCCCACGATGAGCGGGGGATAGTCCGCGGCGGGGACGACGGGCCCGACATCGCGTGGTTCGCCGATCCGTCGGGCAACATCCTGTCCGCGCTGCAGGTGTGA
- a CDS encoding ATP-dependent Clp protease ATP-binding subunit produces MFERFTDRARRVVVLAQEEARMLNHNYIGTEHILLGLIHEGEGVAAKALESLGISLEGVRSQVEEIIGQGQQAPSGHIPFTPRAKKVLELSLREALQLGHNYIGTEHILLGLIREGEGVAAQVLVKLGADLNRVRQQVIQLLSGYQGKEPQEAGTGGRSSESGTPSTSLVLDQFGRNLTAAASEGKLDPVIGREKEIERVMQVLSRRTKNNPVLIGEPGVGKTAVVEGLAQAIVNGKVPETLKDKQLYTLDLGSLVAGSRYRGDFEERLKKVLKEINTRGDIILFIDELHTLVGAGAAEGAIDAASILKPKLARGELQTIGATTLDEYRKYIEKDAALERRFQPVQVGEPSVEHTIEILKGLRDRYESHHRVSITDGALVAAATLADRYINDRFLPDKAIDLIDEAGARMRIRRMTAPPDLREFDDRIADARKEKESAIDAQDFEKAASLRDKEKQLVAERAEREKQWRSGDMDVVAEVDDEQIAEVLGNWTGIPVFKLTEEETTRLLRMEDELHKRIIGQEDAVKAVSKAIRRTRAGLKDPKRPSGSFIFAGPSGVGKTELSKALANFLFGEDDALIQIDMGEFHDRFTASRLFGAPPGYVGYEEGGQLTEKVRRKPFSVVLFDEIEKAHSEIYNTLLQVLEDGRLTDGQGRTVDFKNTVLIFTSNLGTSDISKAVGMGFSSSDGTKSNYDRMKQKVNDELKKHFRPEFLNRIDDIVVFHQLTREEIIQMVDLMLTRVEGALKNKDMALEVTDRAKSLLAKRGFDPVLGARPLRRTIQREIEDQLSEKILFGDIAPGQIVLVDVENWDGEGEGDDARFVFTGSEKPRMVPDAPVELTKAGEADAS; encoded by the coding sequence ATGTTCGAACGGTTCACCGACCGCGCGCGTCGGGTTGTGGTTCTGGCCCAAGAAGAAGCGCGCATGCTCAACCACAACTACATCGGTACCGAGCACATCCTCCTCGGCCTCATCCACGAGGGCGAGGGCGTGGCCGCCAAGGCGCTGGAGTCGCTCGGGATCTCCCTGGAAGGGGTCCGCAGCCAGGTCGAGGAGATCATCGGCCAGGGTCAGCAGGCGCCGTCGGGGCACATCCCGTTCACCCCGCGTGCCAAGAAGGTGCTGGAGCTCTCGCTGCGCGAGGCCCTGCAGCTCGGCCACAACTACATCGGTACCGAGCACATCCTGCTCGGCCTGATCCGCGAGGGCGAGGGCGTCGCCGCCCAGGTGCTGGTGAAGCTCGGCGCCGACCTCAACCGGGTCCGGCAGCAGGTCATCCAGCTCCTCAGCGGATACCAGGGCAAGGAGCCACAGGAGGCCGGCACCGGCGGACGCAGCAGCGAGTCCGGCACGCCGTCCACCTCGCTGGTCCTCGACCAGTTCGGTCGTAACCTGACCGCCGCCGCCTCGGAGGGCAAGCTCGACCCGGTCATCGGCCGGGAGAAGGAAATCGAGCGTGTCATGCAGGTGCTCAGCCGCCGCACCAAGAACAACCCGGTGCTGATCGGTGAGCCGGGCGTCGGCAAGACCGCCGTCGTCGAGGGCCTGGCGCAGGCGATCGTCAACGGCAAGGTCCCCGAGACCCTCAAGGACAAGCAGCTCTACACCCTCGACCTCGGTTCGCTGGTCGCGGGCAGCCGCTACCGCGGTGACTTCGAGGAACGCCTCAAGAAGGTGCTCAAGGAGATCAACACCCGCGGCGACATCATCCTGTTCATCGACGAGCTGCACACGCTCGTCGGCGCGGGTGCCGCCGAGGGCGCGATCGACGCCGCGAGCATCCTCAAGCCGAAGCTGGCGCGTGGCGAGCTGCAGACCATCGGTGCGACGACCCTCGACGAGTACCGCAAGTACATCGAGAAGGACGCCGCCCTCGAGCGCCGGTTCCAGCCCGTCCAGGTGGGCGAGCCGTCGGTCGAGCACACGATCGAGATCCTCAAGGGTCTGCGCGACCGGTACGAGTCGCACCACCGCGTCTCCATCACCGACGGTGCGCTGGTCGCCGCCGCGACGCTGGCCGACCGCTACATCAACGACCGGTTCCTGCCGGACAAGGCGATCGACCTCATCGACGAGGCCGGTGCGCGCATGCGCATCCGCCGGATGACCGCGCCGCCAGACCTGCGCGAGTTCGACGATCGCATCGCCGACGCGCGCAAGGAGAAGGAAAGCGCGATCGACGCGCAGGACTTCGAGAAGGCCGCCAGCCTCCGCGACAAGGAGAAGCAGCTGGTCGCCGAACGTGCCGAGCGCGAGAAGCAGTGGCGCAGCGGTGACATGGACGTGGTGGCCGAGGTCGACGACGAGCAGATCGCCGAGGTCCTCGGAAACTGGACCGGCATCCCGGTGTTCAAGCTCACCGAGGAGGAGACCACCCGTCTGCTCCGCATGGAGGACGAGCTGCACAAGAGGATCATCGGCCAGGAGGACGCCGTCAAGGCGGTGTCCAAGGCCATCCGTCGCACGCGCGCCGGTCTGAAGGACCCGAAGCGTCCGTCGGGCTCGTTCATCTTCGCCGGCCCGTCCGGTGTCGGTAAGACCGAGCTCTCCAAGGCGCTGGCGAACTTCCTGTTCGGCGAGGACGACGCGCTCATCCAGATCGACATGGGCGAGTTCCACGACCGCTTCACCGCTTCGCGGCTGTTCGGTGCCCCTCCCGGGTACGTCGGCTACGAAGAGGGCGGTCAGCTCACCGAGAAGGTGCGCCGCAAGCCGTTCTCGGTGGTGCTCTTCGACGAGATCGAGAAGGCCCACTCGGAGATCTACAACACGCTGTTGCAGGTCCTCGAGGACGGTCGACTGACCGACGGTCAGGGTCGCACGGTCGACTTCAAGAACACCGTGCTGATCTTCACGTCCAACCTCGGTACCTCGGACATCTCCAAGGCCGTGGGCATGGGCTTCTCGTCGAGCGACGGCACCAAGTCGAACTACGACCGGATGAAGCAGAAGGTCAACGACGAGCTCAAGAAGCACTTCCGCCCCGAGTTCCTCAACCGTATCGACGACATCGTCGTGTTCCACCAGCTCACGCGTGAGGAGATCATCCAGATGGTCGATCTCATGCTGACGCGCGTGGAAGGTGCGCTGAAGAACAAGGACATGGCCCTCGAGGTCACCGACCGCGCGAAGTCGCTGCTGGCCAAGCGCGGGTTCGATCCGGTGCTGGGTGCGCGCCCGCTGCGTCGCACCATCCAGCGCGAGATCGAGGACCAGCTGTCGGAGAAGATCCTGTTCGGCGACATCGCTCCCGGACAGATCGTCCTCGTCGACGTGGAGAACTGGGACGGCGAAGGCGAAGGCGACGACGCCCGATTCGTCTTCACCGGTTCGGAGAAGCCGCGCATGGTTCCCGACGCACCGGTCGAGCTCACCAAGGCCGGCGAGGCCGACGCGAGCTGA
- a CDS encoding aldehyde dehydrogenase family protein produces MSETLYIDGRWQSAVSGETREIRCPADNSVVGTVSEAGAADTEAAIAAARRAFDAGEWSATPAAERGDLLLRVANQIDERRDEFVRAETLDTGKRPYESDLDMADIAHCFRYFGKLAATDAGRVVDTGSPDADSRIVYEPVGVCGLITPWNYPLLQAAWKVAPALAAGNTFVLKPAELTPHTSILLMQVLEQVGLPAGVGNLVLGAGAVAGAPLSSHPDVDLVSFTGGLVTGRIIAREASATVKKVALELGGKNPNVVFADACATDELLATAVDNALNAAFLHSGQVCSAGARLIVEESAHDRFVDELVHRAERIRLGLPYSEGTETGPLISAAHRDKVHAYVEQARADGAVIRTGGAFATGDAGSGRLDDGWFYLPTVIDHADRSMACVHDEAFGPTVTVETFTTEDEAVTLANDTVYGLAGAVWSADAARARRIAGRIRAGTVWVNDFGPYLPEAEWGGYGQSGFGRELGPSGLAEYREAKHVYENLRPGVTGWFADRSGDRGDRR; encoded by the coding sequence ATGAGCGAGACCCTCTACATCGACGGCCGGTGGCAATCGGCTGTCTCCGGCGAGACCCGTGAGATCCGCTGTCCCGCAGACAACTCGGTCGTCGGCACGGTGTCCGAGGCCGGCGCGGCCGACACCGAGGCGGCGATCGCGGCGGCACGACGCGCGTTCGACGCCGGCGAGTGGAGCGCCACACCCGCCGCCGAGCGTGGGGACCTCCTCCTCCGCGTCGCGAATCAGATCGACGAGCGCAGAGACGAATTCGTCCGGGCCGAGACCCTCGACACGGGTAAGCGGCCGTACGAGTCCGACCTCGACATGGCCGACATCGCCCACTGCTTCCGGTATTTCGGCAAACTCGCGGCGACCGATGCCGGCCGCGTGGTCGACACCGGCTCCCCCGACGCCGATTCCCGCATCGTCTACGAACCGGTCGGCGTCTGCGGGCTGATCACACCGTGGAACTATCCCCTGCTGCAGGCGGCCTGGAAGGTCGCGCCGGCACTCGCGGCGGGAAACACCTTCGTCCTCAAGCCCGCCGAACTGACCCCACACACCTCGATCCTGCTGATGCAGGTCCTCGAGCAGGTCGGTCTCCCGGCAGGCGTCGGCAACCTCGTCCTGGGCGCGGGGGCCGTGGCCGGGGCGCCCCTGTCCTCGCATCCCGACGTCGACCTGGTCTCGTTCACCGGCGGACTCGTGACCGGCCGGATCATCGCCCGCGAGGCGTCGGCGACGGTGAAGAAGGTCGCACTCGAACTCGGGGGCAAGAACCCGAACGTGGTATTCGCCGACGCCTGCGCCACCGACGAGTTGCTCGCCACCGCGGTCGACAACGCGCTCAACGCCGCATTCCTGCACTCCGGGCAGGTGTGTTCGGCGGGCGCACGGCTCATCGTCGAGGAGTCCGCACACGACCGCTTCGTCGACGAACTCGTCCACCGTGCGGAGCGAATCCGTCTCGGCCTCCCCTACTCCGAGGGCACCGAGACCGGTCCGCTCATCTCGGCGGCACACCGCGACAAGGTGCACGCCTACGTCGAGCAGGCCCGGGCGGACGGTGCCGTCATCCGTACCGGCGGCGCCTTCGCGACGGGCGATGCGGGATCGGGCCGCCTCGACGACGGGTGGTTCTATCTGCCCACCGTGATCGATCACGCCGACCGGTCGATGGCCTGCGTGCACGACGAGGCGTTCGGGCCCACCGTCACCGTGGAGACCTTCACCACCGAGGACGAGGCGGTGACGCTGGCCAACGACACCGTCTACGGATTGGCCGGGGCGGTCTGGTCGGCCGATGCGGCGCGCGCCCGTCGCATCGCCGGACGGATCCGCGCCGGAACGGTGTGGGTCAACGACTTCGGACCGTATCTGCCCGAAGCCGAGTGGGGCGGGTACGGCCAGTCCGGTTTCGGTCGGGAACTCGGGCCGTCGGGGCTGGCGGAGTACCGCGAGGCCAAGCATGTCTACGAGAACCTCAGACCGGGTGTCACCGGCTGGTTCGCGGACCGGTCGGGCGACCGAGGGGATCGGCGATGA
- a CDS encoding alpha/beta fold hydrolase, with the protein MATAPQAATPPPTTLPSVELPSGVLEYATYGPAESAHPPIVFVHGAVVDHRLWEPTALLLAERGFRCLVPLMPLGSHRIPLGPGADRSPRGMGRLLREFVDRFGLSAATLVANDSGGAITQFALDDDPRFVSRLVFTNCDAFDLFPPQPFRLYFALMKHRWLLKPLAEAMRLRALRHSALGVGLLLNDPDPELTGSVFEPLQTDARIRDDFIAFLRGISPAELATITPRMSGVDLPVRLVWGRDDRCFTPAHGRRLAAAFPGGARFVEVPDARTFVSLDQPRAVADQIVELTVGDLTSP; encoded by the coding sequence ATGGCAACTGCACCGCAGGCGGCCACACCCCCACCCACCACACTTCCGAGCGTCGAACTGCCCTCCGGCGTCCTCGAGTACGCCACATACGGGCCCGCGGAGTCCGCGCATCCGCCGATCGTCTTCGTCCACGGCGCCGTCGTCGACCATCGCCTGTGGGAACCGACCGCACTCCTGCTCGCCGAACGCGGGTTCAGGTGCCTGGTCCCGCTCATGCCCCTGGGCTCCCATCGCATTCCGCTCGGGCCCGGGGCGGACCGCTCGCCGCGCGGGATGGGCCGGCTCCTGCGTGAGTTCGTCGACCGGTTCGGCCTGTCCGCCGCGACACTCGTGGCCAACGACTCCGGCGGCGCCATCACCCAGTTCGCGCTCGACGACGACCCGCGATTCGTCAGCCGGTTGGTGTTCACCAACTGCGATGCGTTCGATCTGTTCCCACCCCAGCCGTTCCGACTGTACTTCGCACTGATGAAGCACCGTTGGCTGCTGAAGCCTCTGGCCGAGGCGATGCGACTGCGCGCACTGCGCCATTCCGCACTCGGGGTCGGCCTGCTGCTCAACGACCCGGACCCCGAACTCACCGGCTCGGTCTTCGAGCCTCTGCAGACCGATGCGCGCATCCGCGACGACTTCATCGCGTTCCTCCGAGGCATCAGTCCGGCCGAACTGGCGACGATCACCCCACGGATGTCCGGTGTCGACCTTCCGGTCCGCCTGGTCTGGGGACGCGACGACCGATGCTTCACCCCGGCGCACGGACGCCGGCTGGCCGCTGCCTTCCCGGGCGGGGCGCGGTTCGTCGAGGTCCCCGACGCACGGACCTTCGTGTCGCTCGACCAGCCGCGGGCCGTGGCCGACCAGATCGTCGAGCTCACCGTCGGGGACCTCACGTCGCCCTGA
- a CDS encoding TetR/AcrR family transcriptional regulator, with the protein MKVNRRTQAERTAATRAALIAAGRKLFGERGFADVGTQEIVAEAGVTRGALYHQFDDKKGLFVAVYDDVEQSIVAQIAADVGERAGDDPLAALKSGMRLFLRLCTEPEVHRITLVEAPSVLGWSEWRARGEEFGFALVEGLIAAAIATGQAVEQPTRPLAHVAIGALDEAALYVAAADDREAATDQVAAVLERIVDSFAT; encoded by the coding sequence ATGAAAGTCAATCGTCGTACCCAGGCGGAGCGGACCGCGGCCACCCGCGCGGCGCTGATCGCCGCCGGACGCAAGCTCTTCGGTGAGCGCGGTTTCGCCGACGTGGGCACCCAGGAAATCGTCGCCGAGGCGGGTGTCACGCGCGGTGCGCTCTATCACCAGTTCGACGACAAGAAGGGGCTCTTCGTCGCCGTCTACGACGACGTGGAGCAGTCGATCGTCGCGCAGATCGCCGCGGACGTCGGCGAACGGGCCGGTGACGATCCGCTCGCCGCCCTGAAGTCGGGCATGCGCCTCTTCCTGCGGCTGTGTACCGAGCCGGAAGTGCACCGCATCACTCTGGTCGAGGCGCCGTCGGTGCTGGGTTGGAGCGAATGGCGTGCTCGCGGTGAAGAATTCGGCTTCGCACTCGTCGAGGGTCTGATCGCGGCGGCGATCGCGACGGGGCAGGCGGTCGAGCAGCCCACCCGCCCGCTGGCCCATGTCGCGATCGGCGCCCTCGACGAGGCGGCGCTCTACGTCGCCGCCGCCGACGATCGCGAGGCCGCCACCGATCAGGTGGCCGCCGTCCTCGAGCGGATCGTCGACTCCTTCGCGACCTAG
- a CDS encoding GMC family oxidoreductase has protein sequence MSETYDHVVVGGGSAGAVIASRLSEDPSISVCLLEAGPSDVGDDAILRLDRWMDLLESGYDWDYPIEPQENGNDFMRHARAKVLGGCSSHNSCIAFWAPREDLDSWERDFGCAGWGSAELYRLYPQIETNDAPGAHHGRSGPVHVMSVPPKDPCALALLDACESVGIPRVEFNSDTTIVNGANFFQINRRPDGVRASSSVSYLHPHLDRPNLTVRTGSWAKRVVIERVDGELRAVGVDITDNAFGRTTRIEARGEVIVSTGAIDSPKLLMLSGIGPADDLREHEIEALVDAPGVGEHLQDHPEGVIGFETTKPMTRESTQWWEAGVFTTIDEGLTRPDLMMHYGSVPFDMHTLRQGYPTSDNTFCLTPNVTHARSRGTVALRSRDFRDKPRVDPRYFTDVEGYDMRIMIAGLRTAREIAAAEPLASWIARELYPGPATTSDAELADYITRTHNTVYHPVGTVRMGPPDDELSPLDPELRVKGVAGLRVADASVFPEHTTVNPNLTVMLVGERCAELVRADN, from the coding sequence ATGAGCGAGACCTACGACCACGTGGTCGTCGGCGGCGGCTCGGCGGGTGCCGTGATCGCGTCGCGGCTGTCGGAGGACCCATCGATCTCGGTGTGCCTGCTGGAGGCGGGCCCCTCCGATGTCGGCGACGACGCGATCCTGCGACTCGACCGATGGATGGATCTCCTCGAATCCGGTTACGACTGGGACTACCCCATCGAGCCGCAGGAGAACGGCAACGACTTCATGCGGCACGCCCGTGCCAAGGTCCTCGGCGGGTGCAGTTCGCACAACAGCTGCATCGCCTTCTGGGCCCCGCGGGAAGACCTCGACTCCTGGGAACGCGACTTCGGTTGCGCCGGGTGGGGTTCGGCGGAGCTGTACCGGCTCTATCCGCAGATCGAGACCAACGACGCGCCGGGCGCACACCACGGTCGCAGCGGACCCGTCCACGTCATGAGCGTGCCGCCGAAGGACCCGTGCGCCCTCGCCCTGCTCGATGCGTGCGAGTCGGTCGGCATCCCCCGTGTCGAGTTCAACAGCGACACCACGATCGTCAACGGCGCCAACTTCTTCCAGATCAACCGACGGCCCGACGGAGTGCGCGCCTCGTCGTCGGTGAGCTATCTGCATCCGCACCTCGACCGCCCGAATCTCACCGTCCGTACCGGATCATGGGCCAAGCGCGTGGTCATCGAGAGGGTCGACGGCGAGCTGCGCGCCGTGGGCGTGGACATCACCGACAACGCCTTCGGTCGCACCACACGGATCGAGGCCCGGGGTGAGGTCATCGTCTCGACGGGCGCGATCGATTCTCCGAAGTTGCTGATGCTCTCCGGAATCGGGCCGGCCGACGACCTGCGCGAGCACGAGATCGAGGCTCTCGTCGACGCACCGGGGGTCGGTGAACACCTCCAGGACCATCCCGAGGGGGTCATCGGGTTCGAGACCACGAAGCCCATGACACGCGAGTCGACCCAGTGGTGGGAGGCGGGCGTCTTCACCACCATCGACGAGGGCCTGACCCGGCCGGACCTGATGATGCACTACGGCAGTGTGCCCTTCGACATGCACACACTTCGGCAGGGCTACCCGACCAGTGACAACACCTTCTGTCTGACGCCGAACGTGACGCACGCCCGGTCACGGGGCACGGTTGCGTTGCGCTCCCGCGACTTTCGCGACAAGCCGCGGGTGGACCCCCGGTACTTCACCGACGTCGAGGGCTACGACATGCGGATCATGATCGCCGGCCTGCGGACGGCCCGCGAGATCGCCGCGGCCGAACCGTTGGCGTCGTGGATCGCGCGCGAACTGTATCCCGGTCCCGCCACGACGAGCGACGCCGAACTGGCCGACTACATCACCCGGACGCACAACACCGTCTACCACCCGGTGGGCACCGTGCGGATGGGCCCGCCCGACGACGAGCTGTCGCCGCTGGACCCCGAGCTGCGCGTGAAAGGCGTTGCGGGCCTGCGCGTGGCCGACGCGTCGGTGTTTCCCGAGCACACCACGGTGAACCCGAACCTCACCGTCATGCTCGTCGGCGAGCGCTGCGCCGAGCTGGTGCGCGCGGACAACTGA